ATGAAAATTGAGGTTTTTTACGTGGGACACCGCAAAGAGGCATACAGATGAGCAAAGAATTGAAAATACATCACAACTTGGGAGGCGTGTCAGTAAAGCCCTGTGGGGAAATTGACTCAGCACGTCTGAAAAAGATGATTCGCTCAACTCTGGACAAGTATAAGGATGAAGAGTTGATTCCGGCCTCCGTAGTAATTCGTGAAGAAAAAGAGCGTTACGGTGATTACTATGACACACCGGGTTACAATCTTCGCGTTTATCGCTATCGTGCGGATTTGACTCAGGTCGCGCTGGCAAAGAAGGCGGAGATACGGCAAGCCCATCTGTCTGAAATGGAAAACAACAAACGCCCCATTGGAAAAGGGAGTGCAAGGA
The Candidatus Dadabacteria bacterium DNA segment above includes these coding regions:
- a CDS encoding helix-turn-helix transcriptional regulator, whose translation is MSKELKIHHNLGGVSVKPCGEIDSARLKKMIRSTLDKYKDEELIPASVVIREEKERYGDYYDTPGYNLRVYRYRADLTQVALAKKAEIRQAHLSEMENNKRPIGKGSARKLGKILKFDYRELL